One segment of Streptomyces bathyalis DNA contains the following:
- the lgt gene encoding prolipoprotein diacylglyceryl transferase, producing the protein MEILAFIPSPSAGEIHLGPVPLRGYAFCIIIGVFVAVWLGGRRWVARGGRVGTVADIAVWAVPFGLVGGRLYHVITDYQLYFGEGRNWVDAFKIWDGGLGIWGAVALGALGAWIGCRRRGIPLPAYADAVAPGVALAQAIGRWGNWFNQELYGRATDLPWAVEIDPQHRPVDTPSLTTYHPTFLYESLWCVGVAFLVIWADRRFKLGHGRALGLYIASYTVGRFWIEYLRVDDAHHIAGLRLNDWTSILVFIAAVVGIVISARTRPGREEIVEPEDSGTGGSSSGGKSAKVAAPAGPASPNGPGDDVAGSGGSTSAVSTPESSSGAP; encoded by the coding sequence ATGGAGATCCTTGCATTCATCCCCAGCCCCTCGGCCGGCGAGATTCATCTCGGCCCGGTTCCGCTGCGCGGCTATGCGTTCTGCATCATCATCGGCGTCTTCGTCGCAGTGTGGCTCGGCGGACGCCGCTGGGTCGCGCGCGGCGGCCGTGTCGGCACGGTCGCGGACATCGCCGTGTGGGCCGTGCCGTTCGGCCTGGTCGGCGGGCGGCTCTACCACGTCATCACCGACTACCAGCTCTACTTCGGCGAGGGCCGCAACTGGGTCGACGCCTTCAAGATCTGGGACGGTGGGCTCGGCATCTGGGGCGCCGTCGCACTCGGTGCCCTCGGCGCGTGGATCGGCTGCCGCAGGCGGGGCATCCCGCTCCCGGCGTACGCGGACGCGGTGGCTCCGGGCGTCGCGCTCGCGCAGGCCATCGGCCGCTGGGGCAACTGGTTCAACCAGGAGCTGTACGGCCGGGCCACGGATCTCCCCTGGGCCGTCGAGATCGACCCGCAGCACAGGCCGGTCGACACTCCGAGCCTGACGACCTACCACCCGACATTCCTTTACGAGTCCCTGTGGTGCGTCGGCGTCGCGTTCCTGGTGATCTGGGCGGACCGCCGCTTCAAGCTCGGGCACGGCCGTGCCCTGGGCCTGTACATCGCGTCGTACACGGTCGGCCGGTTCTGGATCGAGTACCTGCGTGTCGACGACGCCCACCACATCGCCGGACTGCGGCTGAACGACTGGACCTCGATCCTCGTCTTCATCGCCGCCGTGGTCGGCATCGTGATCTCCGCGCGCACGCGCCCCGGCAGGGAGGAGATCGTCGAGCCGGAGGACTCCGGTACCGGCGGCTCCTCGTCCGGCGGCAAGAGCGCCAAGGTCGCCGCGCCCGCCGGGCCGGCTTCACCGAATGGGCCGGGGGACGACGTCGCAGGGAGCGGCGGGTCGACGTCCGCCGTGTCCACTCCGGAGAGTTCCAGCGGAGCGCCCTGA
- a CDS encoding CaiB/BaiF CoA transferase family protein — MNDVHDPTGPAALAERDPAPAPLEGLRVLDLATLFAGPLAATMLGDFGADVIKIEHPRRPDPSRGHGPGKDGVGLWWKLLGRNKRNITLDLSTPGGRDVLLRLAEQSDVVIENFRPGTLEKWNLGWDELSAVNPGLVLARVTGFGQFGPYARRPGFGTLAEAMSGFAAITGEPDGPPTLPPFGLADSIAALSTSYAVMAALRGRERTGRGQVIDMAIIEPMLMVLGPQPIWYDQLGYVQPRTGNRSANNAPRNTYRTADGAWLAVSTSAQSVAERVLRLVGHPEFLDEPWFASGAGRAAHADELDAVVGGWIARHDRAEVVAAFEQAEAAVATVNDIRGVMEDEQYEALGSITSVEDEELGTVRMQNVLFRLSGTPGAIKWAGRPHGADTDTVLAQAGLSEQEITALRDGGAL; from the coding sequence ATGAACGACGTGCACGACCCGACCGGGCCGGCCGCCCTCGCCGAGCGGGACCCGGCCCCCGCCCCGCTCGAAGGACTCCGCGTCCTCGACCTCGCCACCCTGTTCGCGGGCCCCCTCGCGGCCACCATGCTCGGCGACTTCGGCGCCGACGTGATCAAGATCGAGCATCCGCGCAGGCCCGACCCGTCGCGCGGCCACGGACCCGGCAAGGACGGCGTCGGCCTGTGGTGGAAGCTGCTGGGCCGCAACAAGCGCAACATCACTCTCGATCTGTCCACGCCCGGCGGCCGTGATGTGCTGCTGCGCCTCGCGGAGCAGTCCGACGTCGTCATCGAGAACTTCCGCCCCGGCACCCTCGAGAAGTGGAATCTCGGCTGGGACGAGCTCTCGGCCGTCAATCCGGGACTGGTGCTGGCACGCGTCACCGGCTTCGGGCAGTTCGGCCCGTACGCCCGCCGCCCCGGCTTCGGCACGCTCGCCGAGGCCATGAGCGGCTTCGCTGCGATCACCGGCGAACCGGACGGGCCGCCGACGCTCCCTCCGTTCGGCCTCGCCGACTCCATCGCCGCGCTGTCCACCTCGTACGCCGTGATGGCGGCCCTGCGCGGCAGGGAGAGAACCGGGCGCGGACAGGTCATCGACATGGCGATCATCGAACCGATGCTGATGGTGCTCGGCCCGCAGCCCATCTGGTACGACCAGCTCGGCTACGTGCAGCCCCGCACCGGCAACAGGTCCGCGAACAACGCCCCCCGCAACACCTACCGCACCGCGGACGGCGCGTGGCTGGCGGTCTCGACCTCCGCGCAGTCCGTCGCCGAGCGGGTGCTGCGCCTCGTCGGGCACCCCGAGTTCCTCGACGAGCCCTGGTTCGCCTCGGGCGCCGGCCGCGCCGCGCACGCGGACGAGCTCGACGCGGTGGTCGGCGGCTGGATCGCGCGGCACGACCGCGCCGAGGTCGTCGCCGCGTTCGAGCAGGCCGAGGCGGCAGTCGCGACCGTCAACGACATCCGCGGCGTGATGGAGGACGAGCAGTACGAGGCTCTCGGCTCCATCACCTCCGTCGAGGACGAGGAGCTGGGCACCGTCCGAATGCAGAACGTGCTCTTCCGGCTCTCCGGGACACCCGGCGCCATCAAGTGGGCGGGCAGGCCGCACGGTGCAGACACCGACACGGTCCTCGCCCAGGCCGGCCTGAGCGAGCAGGAGATCACCGCGCTGCGGGACGGCGGCGCGCTGTGA
- a CDS encoding HpcH/HpaI aldolase/citrate lyase family protein, translating into MRDAAHGTSGTGPEDLPLTWLYAPGDRPDVVRKALSSGADVVIVDLEDAVAPERKPYALRATAELLAEPRPGPVPVHVRVNALDGSLAEAEVRTLATLPGLAGLRLPKVDAPGDLLRVAQWAPAAREGASPDDGTAGPPPLYALLESALGIENAFVIATAHPAVRGIALGEADLRAVLGVTGEAGLAWPRSRAVVAARAAGLAPPPQSVYPDVADAEGLARSCAEGRSLGFLGRTAIHPCQLETIERAYLPTGQEIEAAEEVMKAAATDGGALALADGRFVDAAVVAGARRTLALARRRS; encoded by the coding sequence CTGCGGGACGCCGCACACGGTACGTCCGGCACCGGACCGGAAGATCTGCCGCTGACCTGGCTCTACGCGCCCGGGGACCGCCCGGACGTCGTACGCAAGGCCCTCTCCTCGGGCGCGGATGTGGTGATCGTCGACCTGGAGGACGCCGTCGCGCCCGAGCGCAAGCCCTACGCGCTGCGCGCCACGGCCGAGCTGCTCGCCGAACCGCGTCCCGGGCCGGTGCCCGTCCATGTCCGGGTCAACGCCCTGGACGGGTCGCTCGCCGAGGCGGAGGTGCGCACCCTCGCGACCCTGCCGGGGCTCGCCGGGCTGCGGCTGCCGAAGGTCGACGCCCCCGGGGACCTCCTGCGCGTCGCCCAGTGGGCGCCGGCGGCGCGGGAGGGAGCGTCACCCGACGACGGGACGGCCGGTCCTCCGCCCCTGTACGCCCTGCTCGAATCCGCTCTCGGCATCGAGAACGCCTTCGTCATCGCCACGGCGCACCCGGCGGTGCGCGGCATCGCCCTGGGCGAGGCGGACCTGCGCGCGGTGCTCGGCGTGACCGGGGAGGCAGGGCTCGCCTGGCCGCGGAGCCGGGCCGTGGTCGCCGCCCGCGCTGCCGGGCTGGCTCCGCCGCCGCAGTCCGTCTATCCGGACGTCGCCGACGCGGAAGGGCTCGCCCGGTCCTGTGCCGAGGGCCGCAGCCTGGGCTTCCTGGGGCGTACCGCGATCCATCCGTGCCAGCTGGAGACCATCGAGCGGGCGTATCTGCCCACCGGTCAGGAGATCGAGGCCGCCGAGGAGGTCATGAAGGCCGCGGCCACGGACGGCGGCGCGCTGGCGCTGGCGGACGGGCGGTTCGTCGACGCGGCGGTGGTGGCCGGAGCGCGGCGGACGCTGGCCCTCGCGAGGCGCCGCAGCTGA